The DNA segment ttacagcgccaccccctggagaatgccagtattataggaacaccccctctctttcaccaaattagactcagaccccctaccgtcagtctcagttaaggaatataccttttatgctgatgtcagctattatattttatttgaaatacgaaaatgcccttattaaatgtgaagtccctaaaatgcccatgtaatgAGTCTCATCCTCAAATCAATAGTTCCTATACCGTTCTCCCAAATCAAGCACCAGTGATCACGGCGGTGGGGGCAGCGGCATCAGTGACAGTGGCGATCAGCACAAACTCACAGCGGTGGTGGGCAGCGGCGTCGGTGATAGCGACGATCATCACAAACTCACAGCGGTGGCGAGCAGCGGCATCGATGACAGCAACGATCAGCACGAACTCACGGTGGTGACAACAGCGGCATCGGCGACCGAATGCATTATCTGAACACCCAGATCACCGTATAGagcagaaaatatataaaaataataataaattaaaaaaaccaGAATCAAGACAGTGATCACAGCGGTGGGGGCAGCAGCGTCGGCGTCGGCGTCGGCGTCGACGTCGACGACAGCGGTTCAGGAGATGCCGCTATCGAACCTCCGATGTAGAGAGAAGTTCCATCGTCGATGCCGTTGCCGTCACCACCATGAGTTCGTGCTGTTCACGGCTGTCACCGATGCCGGGCGCCAAACCTGCACGAACTCACGGTGGTGACAACAGCAGCATCGGCAACGGAATGCATTATCTGATCACCTAGATCACTGTATAGAGcagaaaatatatgaaaaataataataaattaaaaaactagAATCAAGAGAGAATCAAGACAGAGATCACGGCGGTGGGGGCAGCGGCGTCGGCGACAGTGGTTCTGGAGATGCCGCTGTTGAACCTCCAATGTAGAAAGAGAGTTCCGTCGCCGATGCCGCTGCCATCACCACCATGTGCTGTTCGCCGCTGTCACCGATGCCGGGCGCCAAACCTTCTCCCTCACCTCCTGTTTCTCCACCGCTGCCGCCTCCGCCTCTGCCTCCATGTTTGCACGGCCTTTGCCTCCATGTCCGCCACCGACAGATCCGACCTCATTGGACCTGAATCAGAGAGGTCACAGAGAGGTAAAGCTTATGAAATAGTCATGGCCATGAATAGgaatgggaggaggaagaagatgaaactgaGTTCGGTGAAATCCtttattttgatccaaataccGGAGATGGAGACTTGCACGGGCACCATCAGAGGCAGCACCACTCGCCATCGACGGAATGAGCACAACTTGTCGGCGACAGCAACTCGGGTACTATGGATCTCACCAGACTCACAGGTTGAGGTACGGAAAaggaatgagggagagagtGTGATAAGTGACAAGGGTGattaaagggtatttttggaatagtATAATActggtgttttactcataagggcaaaattgTTATTTCACAACATCACTTAACATaaactgacggcaaggggtccaaatccaatttggtgaaagagagggggtgtccctctaataatggtattctccagggggtggcattgtaaattaccctccATTTAATGAGTCCTTATATCCCATAACATTTGTATAGGAAAATGATTCTTGTGGAATAGTGCAATTTCTCTGCATGTGTGAAAATTAGTGGATGTATTCGAGGAAGCATCAATAGAGACCGTTATTTCCATTTTATGAGATCATTTTACCTCTATACATTCAGACACAAAGGCCACACTTCCCCATATAGAATTCTTCTCCATAAAACCTAAGGAATAAAGAGTTAGTTAGctgtgggatcactctctgatcACTCCCATTCCCTTGTAGAAACCATTTCCCCTCATCTAGTACTAGTAAAATAGTGCATCCACGGTTTTAGAGTACACTATCAAAATGAGTATCGGTGATCCTCAAAACCGTTATGGTATTGGAATGAATCGATATTGGATCACTCATATCGGACAGAAAAACCCGTGTTTTAtattaaagatgatttttttttcttttttacccttgatctgTATCGTTCAATCAAAACGGTATCGGTTAAGTATGAAGATCGGACACTTGCCAAACCGATACCGATCCTGAATCCAGAATTCCAGATGGAGAAACCGGTTGACAAGTTCAACAACGGGACTCTAGTCCTTAACTTCCGGGGATGCGCAACAGCAGTGCCGTCCACCCACTTTTATCGGATTTAGATGACAGTCCCTCTTTCTCACAATGTGTATTTCCATCTTCCAGAGTTAACTTCAGTTGTAGCTGAAAGCGTATTAGCAGGAATCACTGGTAGTAGAGAcaaattttagagaaaaaaaaggaattctTACATTTGGGCTCCCATGAAAGACGAGGATTTTCACAATGAGGTCATCAGCGAGTCGGGTTTGGATCCTCAGGAAGCTTCAAATGGGGTTGAAGCCCTTGACGATGATGGAAGACCCAGAAGAACTGGTATCAAGTTCTCTGCtctctcctttgtttttttttgttgtgattTTATTGAAATCCTCttcaggttttagggattaTCAATTTTAATCTGTACAGGTACCTTATGGACGGGCAGTGCTCATATATTAACAGCAGTTATAGGTTCGGGTGTTCTATCTTTACCCTGGACTGTAGCGCAGCTCGGATGGATAGCTGGACCAGCAGCTCTGTTGATCTTCTCCTTCATAACCTTGTACACCTCCATTCTCTTAACAGATTGCTACAGATCCCCTGACCCTGTTTATGGGAAAAGAAACTACACCTACAGGGAGGCAGTAAGAGCCAACTTAGGTATTTGGGTTTGCAGAATATGTTTTTGACTTGTTAAGTCTCTCTCTGAGTCTAtgctcttcttttgtttcttatttggGTTTGCAGAACCCATCACCACCATTattaatttaatatgtttttaacTTGTTAAGTCTCTCTCAGAATCTAtgctcttcttttgtttctccttGTATATCAATCTCTATGTCTACCTGTTCTATGTGTATCTGTATTGGTTCTGAATTCTGATCCCTTCAAGGTGTGGTAAATATTGGTTGtaaggttgaaaaaaaaaaatgtccaagtAGGAAACCCCTGTTTGTTGCTTCAACAGAATTTCCTGACATCAAGTTATGGGTTGTGAATGAGATACATTTTCCTTTATATAAAAACAAATTGCCCAACTAGAGATATTAAGACCTGGATTAGAAATAGTTGCACAAACCATGataaaaaaatctagaattGAGAAAATAATTGACAAAGGTTCAGGTGCGAAGTTTGGTACTGTGGTAATGGAGGTATATAGAGATCAGATTGAAGACAATTAATCCACCATAAAGCAGGGGAAAGGATTTTGTTAGGATttggtttttcattttaaaaaataatgtgGTTCCTATGAGTCCAAATAAAGTAGCATATAATAATAAAGATGGAGAAAAAATTATTCTGATTATTCTAGGGATAAGGTTGGAATTAAAAAAGTACATAAGTAAATTTTGAAAAGAAGCAGCGGGTAGTTGATCAGTGTATAAACTCAGAGGACTAGCAGCCCAAAAATACGCTTAGAGAACTCGCAGGAAAGAAAGATGTGCTAGATGGATTCTGCTTGAGCATGACAGAATTCGCAAGACCGGTCGACTTGCATCCATTTTCCCAAAATATCCTTCGTGAGAAAGCCTCCATGGCAGAATCTCCAAAAGAAGatcttaaattttgggtggATTTGGAGTTTCCATCAGTATTGCCACCAGTAGGAGCATGGAGATAAGCAAGTACACCTGTTGGAGAATCCAGTTGGGTTAGTAATCAAAGTAGGTATAAAAAATTTAGGCCAGTTTAGTGGCTTCTTGTTGTTTCATACAATTGACCAGCTTCATGAATATATTAAAGTTAAAAGCCAATTCTCTATTTTGTATCAAAATGAATTGTTCAATGCTGCTGATGTCCTTCCATGATTAGGTAGAACGATGTTCTTGGTTTGTGGATTGGTTCAATATAGCATCTTTGTTGGGGTTGCAGTTGGCTTTACAGTTACTGCATCGAAAAGCATGGGGTAAGTAAGCTCTGATTAATAGACCCAACTCCAATCTGAGAAGCTTACTCGATCCACCCTTTTTACTCCAATTTGATATCATACGGAGAATAGTAATATTTTATGCAATTACTGAATGTGTTGGTTGCTGTATGCCATTGTTGGGTATGCTATTGATTTTATTGATTAGGTCCATATACAAGACAAATTGCTATCACAAAAGAGGTCATGAAGCCTCATGCGAGATCTCTGATAATTTCTTCAGTGTGATTTTTGGGATTATTGAGATCTTCCTGTCCCAGATTCCGAATTTCCACAAGTTGTCATGGCTCTCAAGTATTGCAGCAGTGATGCCTTTTATCTACACACTAATAGGAGTGGCACTTAGCTTAGCAAAGATTGTCTCAGGTCAGTCCCACTCCCTACCTATCTGTAAatcctccttttttcttttcttttctcttttctcttttctttcttttttNNNNNNNNNNNNNNNNNNNNNNNNNNNNNNNNNNNNNNNNNNNNNNNNNNNNNNNNNNNNNNNNNNNNNNNNNNNNNNNNNNNNNNNNNNNNNNNNNNNNNNNNNNNNNNNNNNNNNNNNNNNNNNNNNNNNNNNNNNNNNNNNNNNNNNNNNNNNNNNNNNNNNNNNNNNNNNNNNNNNNNNNNNNNNNNNNNNNNNNNNNNNNNNNNNNNNNNNNNNNNNNNNNNNNNNNNNNNNNNNNNNNNNNNNNNNNNNNNNNNNNNNNNNNNNNNNNNNNNNNNNNNNNNNNNNNNNNNNNNNNNNNNNNNNNNNNNNNNNNNNNNNNNNNNNNNNNNNNNNNNNNNNNNNNNNNNNNNNNNNNNNNNNNNNNNNNNNNNNNNNNNNNNNNNNNNNNNNNNNNNNNNNNNNNNNNNNNNNNNNNNNNNNNNNNNNNNNNNNNNNNNNNNNNNNNNNNNNNNNNNNNNNNNNNNNNNNNNNNNNNNNNNNNNNNNNNNNNNNNNNNNNNNNNNNNNNNNNNNNNNNNNNNNNNNNNNNNNNNNNNNNNNNNNNNNNNNNNNNNNNNNNNNNNNNNNNNNNNNNNNNNNNNNNNNNNNNNNNNNNNNNNNNNNNNNNNNNNNNNNNNNNNNNNNNNNNNNNNNNNNNNNNNNNNNNNNNNNNNNNNNNNNNNNNNNNNNNNNNNNNNNNNNNNNNNNNNNNNNNNNNNNNNNNNNNNNNNNNNNNNNNNNNNNNNNNNNNNNNNNNNNNNNNNNNNNNNNNNNNNNNNNNNNNNNNNNNNNNNNNNNNNNNNNNNNNNNNNNNNNNNNNNNNNNNNNNNNNNNNNNNNNNNNNNNNNNNNNNNNNNNNNNNNNNNNNNNNNNNNNNNNNNNNNNNNNNNNNNNNNNNNNNNNNNNNNNNNNNNNNNNNNNNNNNNNNNNNNNNNNNNNNNNNNNNNNNNNNNNNNNNNNNNNNNNNNNNNNNNNNNNNNNNNNNNNNNNNNNNNNNNNNNNNNNNNNNNNNNNNNNNNNNNNNNNNNNNNNNNNNNNNNNNNNNNNNNNNNNNNNNNNNNNNNNNNNNNNNNNNNNNNNNNNNNNNNNNNNNNNNNNNNNNNNNNNNNNNNNNNNNNNNNNNNNNNNNNNNNNNNNNNNNNNNNNNNNNNNNNNNNNNNNNNNNNNNNNNNNNNNNNNNNNNNNNNNNNNNNNNNNNNNNNNNNNNNNNNNNNNNNNNNNNNNNNNNNNNNNNNNNNNNNNNNNNNNNNNNNNNNNNNNNNNNNNNNNNNNNNNNNNNNNNNNNNNNNNNNNNNNNNNNNNNNNNNNNNNNNNNNNNNNNNNNNNNNNNNNNNNNNNNNNNNNNNNNNNNNNNNNNNNNNNNNNNNNNNNNNNNNNNNNNNNNNNNNNNNNNNNNNNNNNNNNNNNNNNNNNNNNNNNNNNNNNNNNNNNNNNNNNNNNNNNNNNNNNNNNNNNNNNNNNNNNNNNNNNNNNNNNNNNNNNNNNNNNNNNNNNNNNNNNNNNNNNNNNNNNNNNNNNNNNNNNNNNNNNNNNNNNNNNNNNNNNNNNNNNNNNNNNNNNNNNNNNNNNNNNNNNNNNNNNNNNNNNNNNNNNNNNNNNNNNNNNNNNNNNNNNNNNNNNNNNNNNNNNNNNNNNNNNNNNNNNNNNNNNNNNNNNNNNNNNNNNNNNNNNNNNNNNNNNNNNNNNNNNNNNNNNNNNNNNNNNNNNNNNNNNNNNNNNNNNNNNNNNNNNNNNNNNNNNNNNNNNNNNNNNNNNNNNNNNNNNNNNNNNNNNNNNNNNNNNNNNNNNNNNNNNNNNNNNNNNNNNNNNNNNNNNNNNNNNNNNNNNNNNNNNNNNNNNNNNNNNNNNNNNNNNNNNNNNNNNNNNNNNNNNNNNNNNNNNNNNNNNNNNNNNNNNNNNNNNNNNNNNNNNNNNNNNNNNNNNNNNNNNNNNNNNNNNNNNNNNNNNNNNNNNNNNNNNNNNNNNNNNNNNNNNNNNNNNNNNNNNNNNNNNNNNNNNNNNNNNNNNNNNNNNNNNNNNNNNNNNNNNNNNNNNNNNNNNNNNNNNNNNNNNNNNNNNNNNNNNNNNNNNNNNNNNNNNNNNNNNNNNNNNNNNNNNNNNNNNNNNNNNNNNNNNNNNNNNNNNNNNNNNNNNNNNNNNNNNNNNNNNNNNNNNNNNNNNNNNNNNNNNNNNNNNNNNNNNNNNNNNNNNNNNNNNNNNNNNNNNNNNNNNNNNNNNNNNNNNNNNNNNNNNNNNNNNNNNNNNNNNNNNNNNNNNNNNNNNNNNNNNNNNNNNNNNNNNNNNNNNNNNNNNNNNNNNNNNNNNNNNNNNNNNNNNNNNNNNNNNNNNNNNNNNNNNNNNNNNNNNNNNNNNNNNNNNNNNNNNNNNNNNNNNNNNNNNNNNNNNNNNNNNNNNNNNNNNNNNNNNNNNNNNNNNNNNNNNNNNNNNNNNNNNNNNNNNNNNNNNNNNNNNNNNNNNNNNNNNNNNNNNNNNNNNNNNNNNNNNNNNNNNNNNNNNNNNNNNNNNNNNNNNNNNNNNNNNNNNNNNNNNNNNNNNNNNNNNNNNNNNNNNNNNNNNNNNNNNNNNNNNNNNNNNNNNNNNNNNNNNNNNNNNNNNNNNNNNNNNNNNNNNNNNNNNNNNNNNNNNNNNNNNNNNNNNNNNNNNNNNNNNNNNNNNNNNNNNNNNNNNNNNNNNNNNNNNNNNNNNNNNNNNNNNNNNNNNNNNNNNNNNNNNNNNNNNNNNNNNNNNNNNNNNNNNNNNNNNNNNNNNNNNNNNNNNNNNNNNNNNNNNNNNNNNNNNNNNNNNNNNNNNNNNNNNNNNNNNNNNNNNNNNNNNNNNNNNNNNNNNNNNNNNNNNNNNNNNNNNNNNNNNNNNNNNNNNNNNNNNNNNNNNNNNNNNNNNNNNNNNNNNNNNNNNNNNNNNNNNNNNNNNNNNNNNNNNNNNNNNNNNNNNNNNNNNNNNNNNNNNNNNNNNNNNNNNNNNNNNNNNNNNNNNNNNNNNNNNNNNNNNNNNNNNNNNNNNNNNNNNNNNNNNNNNNNNNNNNNNNNNNNNNNNNNNNNNNNNNNNNNNNNNNNNNNNNNNNNNNNNNNNNNNNNNNNNNNNNNNNNNNNNNNNNNNNNNNNNNNNNNNNNNNNNNNNNNNNNNNNNNNNNNNNNNNNNNNNNNNNNNNNNNNNNNNNNNNNNNNNNNNNNNNNNNNNNNNNNNNNNNNNNNNNNNNNNNNNNNNNNNNNNNNNNNNNNNNNNNNNNNNNNNNNNNNNNNNNNNNNNNNNNNNNNNNNNNNNNNNNNNNNNNNNNNNNNNNNNNNNNNNNNNNNNNNNNNNNNNNNNNNNNNNNNNNNNNNNNNNNNNNNNNNNNNNNNNNNNNNNNNNNNNNNNNNNNNNNNNNNNNNNNNNNNNNNNNNNNNNNNNNNNNNNNNNNNNNNNNNNNNNNNNNNNNNNNNNNNNNNNNNNNNNNNNNNNNNNNNNNNNNNNNNNNNNNNNNNNNNNNNNNNNNNNNNNNNNNNNNNNNNNNNNNNNNNNNNNNNNNNNNNNNNNNNNNNNNNNNNNNNNNNNNNNNNNNNNNNNNNNNNNNNNNNNNNNNNNNNNNNNNNNNNNNNNNNNNNNNNNNNNNNNNNNNNNNNNNNNNNNNNNNNNNNNNNNNNNNNNNNNNNNNNNNNNNNNN comes from the Macadamia integrifolia cultivar HAES 741 unplaced genomic scaffold, SCU_Mint_v3 scaffold1430, whole genome shotgun sequence genome and includes:
- the LOC122063706 gene encoding amino acid permease 1-like (The sequence of the model RefSeq protein was modified relative to this genomic sequence to represent the inferred CDS: added 44 bases not found in genome assembly) — protein: MKDEDFHNEVISESGLDPQEASNGVEALDDDGRPRRTGTLWTGSAHILTAVIGSGVLSLPWTVAQLGWIAGPAALLIFSFITLYTSILLTDCYRSPDPVYGKRNYTYREAVRANLGRTMFLVCGLVQYSIFVGVAVGFTVTASKSMGSIYKTNCYHKRGHEASCEISDNFFSVIFGIIEIFLSQIPNFHKLSWLSSIAAVMPFIYTLIGVALSLAKIVSGKTGKSSLKGVGDVM